One stretch of Methanoregula sp. UBA64 DNA includes these proteins:
- a CDS encoding radical SAM protein — MQRHIFGPVLSRRLGLSLGVDLVPFKVCSYDCAYCECGHTTEMTLARQEFVPAGVVMAELRRVLSTRPALDSITFAGSGEPTLSLALGPVIAAIKREFPEYTVSVLTNGSLLSDTAVQDELLPADRVIPTLSSVSQQTFERIHHPDPSLKIADIIDGMVSFRKRYTGQLWLELFIIPGLNTTDEELAGLKAAIGRIRPDYIQLNTLDRPPADTWVRAASASELERVRTVLGTTGIGIAGTTPPVSPGVMGRTAAADLMYAMLCRRPATVEDLVRVTGLSGDEVTEILGSFERDGKISSHRMERGVFYAIVPELPARKG; from the coding sequence ATGCAGCGACATATCTTTGGCCCGGTGCTTTCGCGCCGGCTGGGCCTTTCCCTGGGCGTTGACCTCGTCCCGTTCAAGGTATGCTCCTATGATTGTGCCTACTGCGAGTGCGGCCACACCACGGAAATGACGCTGGCCCGTCAGGAGTTCGTCCCGGCAGGGGTGGTGATGGCAGAGCTCCGCAGGGTGCTCTCCACACGGCCGGCGCTCGATTCGATCACCTTTGCCGGCTCCGGGGAACCGACCCTCTCGCTTGCCCTGGGCCCTGTCATTGCCGCGATCAAACGGGAATTCCCGGAATATACCGTAAGCGTGCTCACGAACGGGAGCCTGCTTTCGGACACGGCCGTACAGGACGAGCTTTTGCCCGCCGACCGGGTGATCCCGACCCTCTCCTCGGTCTCGCAGCAGACCTTCGAACGCATCCACCACCCGGACCCGTCCCTGAAGATAGCGGATATCATCGACGGGATGGTCAGCTTCCGGAAACGCTATACCGGGCAGCTCTGGCTCGAACTTTTCATTATCCCCGGCCTGAATACCACGGACGAAGAACTGGCCGGGCTCAAGGCAGCAATCGGCCGTATCCGGCCCGATTATATCCAGCTCAACACCCTCGACCGGCCGCCGGCGGACACCTGGGTCCGGGCAGCATCCGCCAGCGAACTCGAACGGGTGCGAACGGTTCTCGGCACCACGGGAATAGGAATCGCCGGTACGACCCCGCCGGTCTCACCGGGCGTGATGGGGCGGACGGCTGCCGCAGACCTGATGTATGCCATGCTCTGCCGGCGTCCCGCTACCGTGGAAGACCTTGTCCGGGTGACCGGGCTTTCCGGGGACGAGGTGACAGAGATCCTCGGTTCTTTTGAGCGGGACGGGAAAATATCATCGCACCGGATGGAACGGGGCGTCTTCTATGCAATCGTCCCGGAACTGCCGGCCCGGAAGGGCTAA